Proteins from one Pirellulaceae bacterium genomic window:
- a CDS encoding dihydrofolate reductase, which translates to MKLSLIVAVAENGVIGCEDNLPWRLSADLQRFKQLTMGHAILMGRKTYDSIGRPLPGRRSVVISRNPNLAIEGCEVASTFDAALQLVSADSEAFVIGGRQIYEMALPKVNRIYWTRVRAQVAGDVFFPEIDWNQWNMIGEEHGCASDRNDHDFSFQTFDRTRIANFVLSEDLDMRR; encoded by the coding sequence ATGAAATTGTCTTTGATTGTGGCTGTTGCCGAGAACGGAGTGATTGGATGTGAAGACAATTTACCTTGGCGACTTTCGGCCGACTTGCAGCGTTTCAAGCAACTCACGATGGGCCATGCGATTCTAATGGGACGCAAGACTTACGACTCTATTGGCCGTCCGCTGCCTGGACGCCGCAGCGTTGTGATCAGTCGCAACCCCAATCTGGCCATCGAGGGTTGCGAGGTTGCCTCGACCTTTGACGCAGCGCTGCAACTTGTCTCAGCCGATAGCGAGGCGTTCGTGATTGGCGGACGGCAGATTTATGAGATGGCGCTACCGAAAGTTAATCGCATTTATTGGACCCGCGTTCGAGCGCAGGTTGCCGGTGATGTTTTTTTTCCCGAGATCGATTGGAATCAATGGAACATGATTGGAGAAGAGCACGGCTGTGCTTCTGATCGGAACGATCATGACTTCAGCTTTCAAACCTTCGATCGAACTCGTATCGCCAACTTTGTGCTGTCGGAAGATTTGGATATGCGGCGCTGA
- the epmB gene encoding EF-P beta-lysylation protein EpmB — MTGGNQATGHSAVKIEPVGDWRSEMKQAIRDPLQLCSELDLPASWGREAERAAADFPLFVPRPYLRRIRAGDVDDPLLRQVLPLAAENDPVDGFSFDPVLDLQAERAPGVIQKYEGRALLVTTGSCAIHCRYCFRRHFPYAAAPQSYRQWQPAIDQLAEDRTIEELILSGGDPLTLVDTSLNELISQIAKIPHIRRLRLHTRLPVVIPSRITDELIRALMVNPSVVVVVHINHPHEIDGAVAAAIGRLIEAGAIVLNQAVLLRNVNDCAETLIELSQRLIELRVMPYYLNQLDRVAGAAHFEVSIERGQAIMDQLSRRLPGYAVPKYVQDSPEFAWKKRLA, encoded by the coding sequence TTGACCGGTGGAAATCAAGCGACGGGCCACTCAGCGGTGAAGATTGAGCCGGTCGGCGACTGGCGATCGGAAATGAAGCAGGCCATTCGTGACCCGCTGCAACTCTGCTCTGAACTTGATTTACCCGCATCCTGGGGGCGAGAAGCAGAACGGGCCGCCGCTGATTTTCCCCTCTTCGTGCCCCGACCCTATCTCAGACGGATCCGTGCGGGGGATGTTGACGACCCCTTACTGCGACAGGTTTTGCCGCTCGCTGCCGAAAATGACCCGGTCGATGGTTTTTCGTTCGATCCGGTGCTGGATTTGCAGGCTGAGCGAGCTCCGGGAGTCATCCAAAAGTACGAAGGGCGAGCTCTGCTTGTCACCACAGGATCGTGTGCGATCCATTGCCGTTACTGCTTTCGGCGGCACTTCCCCTATGCGGCGGCGCCGCAGTCCTACCGACAATGGCAGCCGGCAATCGACCAATTAGCCGAAGATCGAACAATCGAAGAGCTTATTTTGAGCGGTGGTGACCCGCTTACGCTTGTGGATACATCGCTGAATGAGCTGATTTCGCAGATCGCCAAAATTCCACACATTCGACGTCTACGGTTGCATACTCGCTTGCCAGTGGTGATCCCGAGTCGGATTACCGACGAACTGATCCGCGCGCTCATGGTCAATCCGAGCGTCGTGGTCGTGGTGCATATCAATCACCCCCATGAAATTGACGGCGCGGTTGCTGCAGCGATTGGGCGGCTAATTGAGGCCGGGGCCATTGTGCTGAATCAGGCCGTCTTGTTACGAAATGTGAATGATTGTGCGGAAACGTTAATCGAACTATCGCAGCGATTGATCGAGCTGCGGGTGATGCCTTACTACCTAAATCAACTGGATCGCGTTGCCGGTGCGGCTCATTTTGAAGTATCGATTGAGCGAGGTCAGGCGATCATGGATCAATTGTCACGACGCCTGCCAGGCTACGCGGTACCAAAATACGTGCAGGATTCCCCTGAATTTGCCTGGAAAAAGCGACTCGCCTGA
- a CDS encoding sigma-70 family RNA polymerase sigma factor: protein MYTLIEDFEDDARTTTGDAFAAGAADVVPSDDDDEGGSLTAAEMSAAESDSGDAPREEIAGELDAESWSDDPVRMYLTQMGEIPLLTRKQEIELAKRIENTRQRFRAKLLECNYVIQSAYKVLNRVHNGELPFDRTVQVSVTDRLEKDQILGRLPHNLKTLDVVLKRNRRDYLISVNKRQSKAKRRAAWHSLGRGRVRAVRLVEELGLRTQRIEPMIRTLEDFSRRIDELSKKINEHKTSKGPAEEREKWVREYRNLLMACQETPTSLRNRVKFLRSEYAHYQQAKRELSEGNLRLVVSIAKKYRNRGLSFLDLIQEGNAGLMRAVDKFEYRRGFKFCTYATWWIRQAITRAVADQSRTIRIPVHMVETMSRVRNVSRQLLQELGREPTIEETARRSNTTVEEARRVLAMSRYPISLDRPVGNSEDSHFGDLLPDGGAESPATGASQEMLRGRINKVLKTLSYREREIIKLRYGLGDGYSYTLEEVGHIFKVTRERIRQIEAKAVRKLQQPSRSQELVGFLD from the coding sequence TTGTACACACTGATCGAGGACTTCGAGGACGACGCGCGCACCACAACTGGTGATGCGTTTGCAGCAGGCGCTGCAGATGTTGTTCCATCGGATGACGATGACGAAGGTGGTAGTCTGACGGCCGCAGAGATGTCTGCGGCGGAGTCAGATTCGGGTGACGCGCCGCGTGAGGAAATAGCGGGTGAATTGGATGCCGAGTCGTGGTCGGATGACCCGGTTCGTATGTATCTGACACAGATGGGCGAAATCCCGCTGTTGACGCGAAAGCAAGAGATTGAGCTTGCCAAGCGGATTGAAAACACTCGTCAGCGTTTCCGCGCGAAGCTATTAGAATGCAATTACGTCATTCAATCGGCCTACAAGGTTCTGAATCGCGTCCACAATGGCGAATTGCCGTTTGATCGAACGGTTCAGGTTTCGGTAACCGATCGTCTGGAAAAGGATCAAATTTTAGGGCGACTGCCGCACAATCTGAAGACTCTGGATGTGGTGCTCAAACGCAACCGACGAGACTACCTGATCAGCGTCAACAAGCGACAGTCGAAGGCCAAGCGACGTGCTGCTTGGCACAGTTTAGGTCGGGGGCGAGTTCGTGCAGTACGGTTGGTCGAAGAGCTTGGGTTGCGAACCCAGCGAATTGAGCCAATGATTCGTACGTTAGAAGACTTCAGCCGCCGAATCGATGAACTCAGCAAGAAGATCAACGAGCATAAAACGAGTAAAGGCCCGGCAGAAGAGCGTGAAAAGTGGGTTCGTGAATACCGCAATTTATTGATGGCCTGCCAGGAAACGCCGACAAGCCTGCGGAATCGGGTCAAGTTTTTGCGTTCTGAATATGCTCACTACCAACAAGCCAAACGTGAATTGTCAGAAGGTAACTTAAGACTTGTTGTCTCAATTGCTAAGAAGTATCGGAACCGTGGTTTGAGCTTCTTGGATTTGATTCAAGAAGGCAACGCTGGGCTGATGCGGGCAGTCGATAAGTTTGAGTATCGTCGCGGGTTTAAGTTTTGCACCTATGCGACTTGGTGGATTCGTCAAGCGATCACTCGCGCAGTGGCAGACCAAAGCCGCACGATTCGAATTCCCGTTCATATGGTTGAAACGATGTCCCGTGTTCGCAATGTCTCACGTCAGTTGTTACAAGAATTGGGACGTGAGCCCACGATCGAAGAAACAGCACGCCGATCCAATACGACGGTGGAAGAAGCGCGTCGGGTGTTGGCGATGAGCCGGTATCCGATCAGCTTGGATCGTCCTGTTGGCAACAGTGAGGACAGCCACTTTGGCGATTTGCTTCCAGATGGGGGTGCTGAAAGTCCCGCGACTGGCGCCTCGCAAGAGATGCTCAGGGGACGAATCAATAAAGTTCTGAAAACCCTTAGCTATCGTGAACGCGAGATCATCAAACTGCGATATGGTTTGGGCGATGGTTACAGCTACACGCTCGAAGAGGTGGGGCATATCTTCAAGGTGACACGCGAAAGAATTCGTCAGATCGAAGCGAAAGCTGTGCGGAAATTGCAGCAGCCTAGTCGTAGTCAGGAGCTGGTTGGCTTTCTCGACTAA
- a CDS encoding DUF1559 domain-containing protein, giving the protein MAIFTQRMPVTLTTDRSVQSARWAFTLVELLVVIAIVGLLLALLLPAVVATRESSRRVTCTNNLRQIGVALQMYHEQHGHFPIGGVEWRPQGNQSKRQLAWSAFLLPFLEQQAVYDQLDLSLAFDSPGNSSAAAVVINVFVCPTSERGTRLVDGRGPCDYGGIYGERISGPNNPPKGTMLYDQAVRSIDIRDGLSNTLMVAEDTAWPDGQWINGRNIFDQAFAINASPAFENDIRSHHPGGANAVFANGTVRFLEETIALPVLASICTRAGGEAVEEF; this is encoded by the coding sequence ATGGCTATTTTTACTCAGCGAATGCCAGTGACTTTGACGACGGATCGTTCCGTTCAATCCGCGCGCTGGGCTTTTACACTGGTTGAACTGCTTGTTGTTATTGCGATCGTTGGATTGCTCCTCGCACTTCTTTTGCCGGCTGTGGTCGCCACTCGGGAATCATCTCGTCGAGTGACCTGCACCAATAATTTGCGGCAAATCGGCGTTGCTTTACAGATGTACCACGAGCAGCATGGCCACTTTCCCATTGGTGGCGTGGAATGGCGACCACAGGGAAATCAGTCGAAGCGGCAGCTCGCTTGGTCGGCCTTCTTGCTGCCCTTTCTTGAACAACAAGCTGTCTATGATCAGCTCGATTTGTCGTTGGCTTTTGATAGCCCTGGAAACTCATCGGCGGCTGCGGTTGTGATCAATGTTTTTGTTTGTCCGACGAGCGAGCGGGGAACCCGGTTGGTTGATGGACGCGGTCCATGCGATTATGGCGGCATTTATGGCGAACGGATTTCGGGACCTAACAACCCTCCCAAGGGCACGATGCTCTACGACCAAGCGGTTCGCAGTATTGATATTCGAGACGGATTGTCAAACACGTTGATGGTGGCGGAGGATACCGCTTGGCCGGATGGTCAGTGGATCAATGGTCGTAATATTTTTGATCAGGCTTTTGCGATCAACGCCTCGCCAGCGTTCGAAAATGACATTCGGAGTCATCATCCGGGTGGCGCTAATGCTGTCTTTGCGAATGGAACGGTTCGGTTTTTGGAGGAGACAATTGCTTTGCCCGTTCTTGCATCGATCTGTACTAGAGCGGGTGGAGAAGCAGTCGAAGAATTTTGA
- the efp gene encoding elongation factor P translates to MASYNTSDFRKGLKVQINGDPYLMIECNFVKPGKGNAFYKCRLRNLVRNTVLDRTYKGGETLESADVTEIDAQYLYRQGETFVFMDNESYEQYELSTEQVDDASKYLKEGMVCQMMLFNNNPITTTPPNHVVLRVEYCEPGAKGNTATNVTKPCKVETGAEFQCPAFINMGELIKIDTRTGAYVERVKE, encoded by the coding sequence GTGGCATCCTACAACACCAGCGACTTCCGTAAGGGCCTCAAGGTCCAAATCAACGGTGATCCGTACCTCATGATTGAGTGCAATTTCGTCAAGCCAGGCAAAGGCAACGCCTTTTACAAATGCCGCTTACGAAATCTTGTCCGCAACACGGTATTGGATCGCACCTACAAGGGTGGCGAAACTCTCGAATCGGCCGACGTCACAGAAATCGACGCTCAATATCTGTACCGCCAGGGAGAAACGTTTGTCTTCATGGACAACGAGTCCTATGAGCAATACGAGTTGAGTACCGAGCAGGTAGATGATGCATCGAAATATCTAAAAGAAGGCATGGTCTGCCAAATGATGCTCTTCAACAATAATCCCATCACGACCACACCGCCCAATCACGTAGTGTTACGGGTCGAGTATTGCGAGCCCGGAGCGAAGGGAAACACGGCCACCAATGTGACCAAGCCTTGCAAGGTCGAGACCGGCGCCGAATTCCAATGCCCCGCTTTCATTAACATGGGCGAACTGATCAAAATCGATACGCGAACGGGTGCGTACGTCGAGCGAGTCAAGGAATAG
- a CDS encoding DUF4465 domain-containing protein, with amino-acid sequence MMNTGLLWSCLFVVCLCPCVRAETIVDFEDLGLPPNSAAPGDASQLSFVSRGVEFNRTWNADFDCCPGAWAISNQVDLTTAGFTNPYSAFVLPDGGGVDGSATFAIANNAVQGEAQVRFPEPATVRGTYVANTTYAYLAILDGNDAAGFVKGPFAENDWFRLEFVGFNDQSQELGTVEFYLADFRNGASNVVSDWAWVDLTSLGDEVSRLDFRLLSTDGGDFGMNTPAYFAIDNLSYEVVPEPTSLTWFAVVILVAFFLRR; translated from the coding sequence ATGATGAACACCGGACTTTTATGGAGCTGTCTCTTCGTTGTCTGTTTGTGCCCATGCGTTCGGGCAGAGACAATCGTTGATTTTGAAGATCTGGGATTGCCTCCGAATTCGGCGGCGCCAGGCGATGCCAGCCAGCTTTCCTTTGTCAGTCGTGGTGTAGAATTTAATCGCACGTGGAATGCCGACTTTGATTGTTGCCCGGGTGCTTGGGCAATCAGCAACCAGGTCGATTTGACCACGGCGGGATTCACTAATCCTTATTCAGCTTTCGTCCTGCCGGACGGTGGTGGAGTGGATGGTTCGGCTACCTTCGCGATTGCCAATAATGCTGTTCAAGGCGAAGCACAAGTGCGGTTTCCCGAACCAGCCACCGTCCGTGGCACTTACGTAGCCAATACCACTTATGCTTACTTGGCGATCCTCGACGGCAATGACGCAGCAGGATTTGTAAAAGGACCGTTTGCTGAAAATGATTGGTTTCGGTTGGAATTCGTTGGCTTCAATGACCAAAGTCAGGAGTTGGGCACGGTCGAGTTCTATTTGGCTGACTTTCGCAATGGAGCGAGCAATGTGGTGTCAGATTGGGCTTGGGTGGATCTGACCTCGCTTGGTGACGAGGTGTCGCGATTGGATTTCCGACTCTTGTCAACGGATGGGGGTGATTTTGGCATGAACACCCCCGCCTATTTTGCTATCGACAATCTTTCCTACGAGGTGGTGCCGGAGCCGACCTCGCTGACTTGGTTTGCGGTGGTCATCCTGGTCGCATTTTTTCTGCGTCGTTAA
- the epmA gene encoding EF-P lysine aminoacylase EpmA: MPASSDFRPSAQLETLQQRARLLQQLRAFFHEQRFLEVETPILSADCVIDRHLDPLPVQLSSDPQRPDAGSTYWLQTSPEFAMKRLLAAGATSIYQVTHAFRAAESGRFHNPEFTMVEWYRVGDDQRAGMQLLADLCETLLPFGAAQFISYHDAFQHHLGIDPHTAKIAQLRQIAIAKQISIPHTMTASDRNEWLNLLLAEGVEPHLGVERPAILYDYPAEQAALAKIRPGNPPVAERFELYARGIELANGYHELQDAEELVRRNTIVNQQRLDDGKRTLPAESQLLEAMRHGLPSCAGVALGFDRLAMLSTGATSIRQVLTFPIDRA; this comes from the coding sequence ATGCCCGCGTCCAGCGACTTTCGACCTTCTGCTCAGCTAGAAACATTGCAACAGCGGGCCAGGTTATTGCAACAACTTCGCGCTTTTTTCCATGAACAGCGCTTCCTCGAAGTTGAAACGCCAATCCTTTCAGCCGATTGCGTCATTGACCGGCATCTCGACCCATTACCCGTTCAGCTATCTAGCGATCCGCAACGACCGGACGCTGGTTCCACCTACTGGCTGCAAACATCGCCCGAGTTTGCGATGAAGCGACTGCTCGCGGCAGGTGCCACGTCGATCTACCAAGTCACGCATGCTTTTCGCGCAGCGGAGTCCGGTCGGTTCCATAATCCCGAATTCACGATGGTCGAATGGTATCGGGTCGGCGATGATCAGCGGGCGGGCATGCAGTTGCTGGCAGATCTTTGTGAAACGCTGCTACCGTTCGGAGCAGCCCAATTCATCAGTTATCACGACGCCTTCCAACACCATCTGGGGATTGATCCTCACACGGCTAAAATCGCTCAACTTCGTCAAATTGCCATCGCAAAGCAGATTTCGATCCCGCATACAATGACAGCTTCCGATCGAAACGAATGGCTCAATCTGCTACTCGCCGAAGGTGTCGAACCCCATCTGGGCGTTGAACGGCCGGCAATTCTGTATGACTATCCTGCCGAACAAGCAGCCTTAGCAAAGATTCGACCTGGAAATCCGCCTGTCGCAGAACGGTTTGAACTGTACGCACGAGGCATCGAACTGGCCAATGGATATCATGAATTGCAAGACGCCGAAGAGCTTGTTCGAAGAAATACGATCGTCAATCAACAGCGTCTGGATGACGGAAAACGCACCTTGCCAGCGGAAAGTCAACTGCTGGAAGCAATGCGGCATGGCCTACCGTCGTGTGCGGGAGTCGCCTTGGGATTTGATCGGCTGGCCATGCTTTCCACAGGAGCCACTTCGATTCGCCAGGTGCTGACCTTCCCGATCGATCGCGCCTAA
- a CDS encoding thymidylate synthase: protein MRQYLDLLQHILDNGSEKSDRTGTGTLSLFGHQMRFDLQAGFPLLTTKKLHLRSIIHELLWFLKGETNIAYLQENRVRIWDEWADENGELGPVYGYQWRHWTGSDGKEVDQISDLIEQIKVNPDSRRLIISAWNVADVAKMALPPCHLLCQFYVSGDRLSCQLYQRSADVFLGVPFNIASYALLTMMIAQVTGLVPHEFIHTFGDVHLYKNHLEQARLQLAREPKPLPRLTLNRNVKSIFGFQFEDFQLEQYEPHPHIAAPVAV, encoded by the coding sequence ATGCGGCAATATCTCGATCTTTTGCAACACATCTTGGACAACGGTTCGGAAAAGTCAGATCGAACGGGTACCGGCACACTCAGCCTATTCGGCCATCAGATGCGATTTGATTTGCAGGCCGGGTTTCCACTGCTCACGACCAAGAAACTGCATTTGAGGTCAATTATTCACGAGCTATTGTGGTTCTTGAAGGGTGAGACCAACATTGCCTATTTGCAAGAAAATCGAGTGCGGATTTGGGACGAATGGGCAGACGAAAATGGAGAGCTCGGGCCGGTTTATGGCTACCAATGGCGACATTGGACGGGGTCCGACGGTAAGGAAGTTGATCAGATTAGTGATTTGATCGAACAGATTAAGGTCAATCCTGATTCTCGTCGCTTGATCATTTCGGCCTGGAATGTGGCTGACGTTGCGAAAATGGCGTTGCCGCCTTGTCATTTACTTTGCCAGTTTTACGTGTCAGGAGATCGGCTTTCCTGCCAGTTGTATCAGCGCAGTGCTGATGTGTTTTTGGGCGTGCCATTCAATATCGCGTCCTATGCGCTTTTGACCATGATGATCGCGCAGGTCACCGGCTTAGTTCCTCATGAATTCATTCACACCTTTGGGGATGTGCACCTGTACAAGAATCACCTGGAGCAAGCCCGGTTGCAACTCGCGCGCGAGCCGAAGCCGTTGCCCCGCCTGACTTTGAATCGGAACGTCAAATCAATCTTTGGCTTCCAGTTCGAAGATTTTCAATTAGAACAGTACGAACCTCACCCGCATATCGCCGCGCCAGTCGCAGTCTAG